The genomic DNA CAGCCTGTATACAAAGCATGAAAGCTGGAGGCAAAAACATATAACCAATATGCAGTATAAAGACCGTAAGCCCGACAGGAATACCGGCAAGCAGCAAAAGCGTGAACAAACCGGATACCCGGCGTGCGGTATCTGACCATTCAGGCCTGTTGAACGTCTGCTCCAGCCTGTTTATCAAGAAGCCAATCCACACAACAGGGTGGCTTATTGCAGCAAACAGCGGTGCAGGATATCCGCACAAGGCTTCCAGCCCCGCAGCCATGGCGGCAACGGGCAGGGTTACAGAAAAAGGATAAAGCAGCATGGCAGATGCAGGCGTGCGGGAAAAGCGGCAAGAAGGCAAGGGGTATCCGCCGCAACAGGTGCCTGCAGTTTCTGTGTTGCCTTCAAAAACCTTATCAGCACCAAGCTATATTCCTGCGCATGGCGGGCAGGTGCAAAAAGTGATGCAGATGTTTGCAGATGCACCGCAACCATTTGTGGACCTTTCTACAGGTATCAGTCCCTTTGCTTATCCTGCAAAATTGCCTGATATATCTGCTTTGCGCATATTGCCGGAAGAGGCAGAAGAAATAGCGTTACAATGTGCCGCCGCTACAGCATACGGAGTTTTTGATGCCAGCATGGTGGTTGCGGGTGGCGGAAGCCAAAGCTTGATTGCTTTGTTACCAAGGGTGTTAAAGGCTGAACGGGCATGCATATTGGGGCCAACGTATTCTGGACATGTGCAGGCATGGACGCAGAATGGTGTTCCGGTATCAGAGGTACCGGATTTTCCTCAGCTACAAGTGGTGGCACAGCAAAAAAATACGGTGTGTATTGTCTGTAACCCCAATAATCCTGATGGACGTTTGATACAGGCTTCGCACCTGCTTGATCTGGCTAATACCTGTCAGGCTGCAGGAAGCTGGTTGGTGGTGGATGAGGCTTTTGCAGATATGACCGGCCAGAGTGTTGCTCCCGCGCTGCCACATCCTGCTCTGCTTGTTTTGCGCTCTTTTGGTAAAACATATGGATTACCCGGAATAAGGCTTGGGTTCTTGCTGGCCCAGCCTAACTTGGCAGCATATGCGCGGGACTTGTTAGGGGCATGGCCTGTTAGTACCATTGGGTTGTCGGTTGGGTGCCAAGCCTTACAGGATAAGGAATGGCTAAGGCAGGTTTCAAGCAAACTACGTGCTGCCAGTGCACGCCTGAAAAATTTGCTTACTGAAACAGGCTTAAACCACAAAGGCCAAGCTGTTTTATTTGAGTTGGTGGAGTGTGAGCAGGCCGCCGATTTGTGGCGGCATCTTTGCCAGCAAGGTATTGTAACCCGGATTTTCTCTTACAATGCCCATTGGCTGCGTATGGGCTTACCTGCTTCCGAACAGCAGTGGCACAGATTGGAAATAGCCTTACAGGCTTGGCGTGCACTTTAATAAAAAAATGCAGATAATACAGTCATAATTACACATTCGGTGAGAACGGCGCAGCCTCCCAGAATGTCACCGGTATAGCCACCAAGCTTACGTTTTGCGTATCGGGCTATCAGCAGAGCTATAGTTAAAGCTAGGAGAGCGGGAAGCGCTATAAATATCAGAAAATATGCCGGAGCAAGAAATGCTGGTATTAAAAATACTGTCAGCAAAGTGCAAAGACAGAGTGTTCCGACTAAAGCGACTGCCAGATTTTGCTGCGGTAAAGGGTAAAGCGATCGCGCCAGACCATCAGGCCGGGCCGGTGGAACTGTTTTTGTAACAATTAAAAATGCACCTCGTGCCAAACAGTCGGCAATGCCACATATCAGGCAAGCTAACGCGATGGAATGTATGGATGCAAGCACGCCCGCGCGTATTAAGATTGCCAAACACAAAGCCAACACACCGTAACTGCCAATGCGGCTATCACGCATAATCTCTAGCTTGCGTTCAGATGTTATGCCGCCAGAACTATCAGCCGTATCGGCCAACCCATCTTCGTGTAGGCCGCCTGTTACAAGAATTTGCGCTCCTAAAGCTATACCTGCGGCTGCGAGGGGTGGAATATGGCTAAGTTGCAATACTGCAGATAAGCCACCGGTAAATACTCCAATGCCCATGCCAATAAGGGGCCAACACCAGATAGACTGTGCCAAAGGCCAAGCAGCGGAACTATTTTTGTAGGTAGTCGGTAACAGCCAGCCAACAGGTATCCGGGTAAGAAGCCCAACCCCACAGGCCAGATGTAGCCGTAATCTATCTAATATAGAAAGGGAGCCAGAAAAGGTCATACTTTCTGACTTACAGCGGCTTCTGCAAAAGTAGCCATACCTGTGTGGCAGGCAAGTGCTGCACGTAAGATGGCAACGGCAAGGGCCGCGCCAGAACCTTCCCCTAGCCTGAGCCCCAACCCCAAAAGAGGTTCCAGGCCAAGATAGGAGGCAAGCCGATGCGTTTGCCCCGTTGTGGTGGCGCAGTGTGACAGGCAGGTATGAGCCAGCCCGTTAGGATGCAATCGAGCAAGAGGTGCGGCAGCAGCCGTGCACACAAAGCCATCTAACAGAACCGGTACGTTCTTATACCTAGCAGCCAATGTGGCACCTAATGTGGCTGCCAGTTCGTACCCGCCGACACAACGTGCAGCTTCCAATGGATCAGAACAGGCTTGCTGATGCAGGGTAAGGGCTGCGTCAATAACTGCTGCTTTACGTTTCAAACCTGCATCATCTGCACCGGTTCCACGCCCGGCCCAGATAGTACCGCTTTCCTTAAACAAGGCTGCTGCCAAAGCTGCCGCGGCTGTGGTGTTTCCAATACCCATTTCACCCAGACACAGTAGATCGCAGTCAGATGAAACGGCATTGTAGCCAAGCGTGACAGCTTGCAAAAAATCCTGCTCTGTCATGGCTGCCGCATGGGTAAAATCTACCGTAGGTTGCAGATCATGCACAGGAATAACGTGTAAAGATGCGCCAACTGTTCTGGCTATCTGGTTGATGGCAGCCCCTCCGTTACGGAAGTTACTGACCATTTGAGCCGTAACATCAGAAGGCCAGGGGGAGATTCCTTGCTGCGTTACCCCGTGGTTTCCGGCAAAAACCAAAACATGTACATTTTCCAGCTTTGGCGTGGCATGTTGTTGCCAACCGCCTAGCCAGCTTGTGAGTTCTTCAAGGCGGCCTAAGCTGCCCTCTGGCTTGGTAAGCTGCTGTTCACGCTGCGCAATGGCACTTTGGGCAGTCTTATCTGCTTGCGGCAAATTGCTGCACAGGCTTCTCAGTTCCGGCATGGAACCAAGGTAGAGTGGCGCGTTAGAAAAAGAAGGAAATGATGGCATACCGTTGATTTTGTGCTGTTATAAGGATGTAAGCAAACAAAAATAGTGAGGCGCATATACCATGAGTGTCCTATCTCTCAATCCAACAGAAACAGGGGCACAGGGCACTGTTCTCATTTTGGGGGGCGCACGCTCAGGAAAAAGTGCTCTAGCCGAAGCAATGCTGACAGCTCTGCCATCGCCTTGGATCTATCTGGCCACAGGCCGGGCATTTGATGCAGAAATGCAAGAGCGGATTGAACATCACAAGGCCAGCCGAACAGAACAGGGATGGCAAACGGTTGAAGAGCCATTTGACATTGCATGGGTGTTAAAAACCTATGCGCATTTGCCTGTATTGGTGGATTGCCTGACTTTGTGGGTGACCAATATGTTGCTGGATGACCAAAATATAGAGGAAGCAACACAGCGTCTGTTAGAAGTGTTGCCAGAACGCTTGGCTCCTACCATTCTTGTAGGCAATGAAGTAGGGCTGGGGATTGTGCCGGAAAATGTTTTAGCCCGCCGCTTTAGGGATGAGGCTGGGCGCCTGCACCAGCAGATAGCGGCGCAGGCAGGACAAGTGGTTTTTGTGGCAGCCGGGCTGCCACTGGTGCTGAAAGGGAAAGCTTTATAGCCGTTAGCTCTATATCAGCTTTCAGACTCTGAGTGATCATGCAACACGCGCGGGAAGGCAACAGGGCTGCACAGCCCTAATGCTGTGGCCATTATAACAATACCAACGGCCATGGGTGGCAAGACGGAAAGCCCAGCCGTATTTAAAATCATGCCACCAGCAGCAGAACCAAACAAAATACCCACATTACTGCTGGCGTTTACGGCAGCACCGGCAATGTCAGCCGTGGTGGCGCGACTGCGAATAGCACCAGACATAATGACCGGAATAAGAGCGGCATAACCGGCACACCACAGGCCAACAGCAGCAACCGCGCTCCATCCGCTAAGGAGGGAACCGCAGAGTGAGCCCATGCCGCATGCGGTAATCAGGCCAGCTATCAACAACCCGAGTGCTGGTTTGGAATCCACCATCTGCCCCGCAGCCCATAACCCAAAAATACTCACACCGCCCGTAATCAACAGGGCAATGCTAAGCGCGCTTTCTGGCAACCCATGAGACATCAGCAATGGTGAAACATAGGTGTACAGAAGGTTATGCCCCAGAAAGAACAATGTGTTTACGGCAATCACCACTGCAAAAACCCGCGCCACACCGGGCGTACGGAATGAAGGAAGATGCACGGAACTGGAAGATGCTGCCACCTTGGGCAGAAAAAACGCGATGCACACAGTTAGAATAGCGGCTAACCCCGTAACCACCATCATGGAAACGCGCCAGCCAGCCAACTGTCCAATGGCCGCAGTGCCGGGAACCCCCAGAACAGACCCCAAAGATGTGCCACCAAATACAAAGGAAATGGCACGTCCTGTCATGCGAGGGGGCACCAGATGCGCCGCATAGGCCGAAACAATGGACATCATAAGCGCGTGGGCAGCGCCACCTACGGCACGGCCTAAGCATAGAATAGCAAAGGTAGGCGCCAAAGCGGCAATCAGATTAGAGGCGATATAGCCAATCAGAGCCCAAAGCATGAGTGTCTTGCGGTTGATTCTGGCTGTAAGAATGGTAAGCGGCACCGCCGCCAGCGCTACAACCAACGCATATGCGCTTACTGCCAGACCAGCTTTGCCTTCCGTAATATGGAAGGAATTCGCCATATCTATCAGCAACCCTACGGGGGCAACTTCGCTGGTAATGGCCGTAAAAGTGGCAGCAAATAAGGCGCACAGCCCGATTATTGTCTGACCGGACAGGGTTTTGAAAAGCATGGGCTTTCTACTGATACAACTGAGGGTTTGAAGGATAATAGCCCTGCTCGATGGAACTGAACCGTGCAGGAAGCCATTATGCGCTGGGGTGTATAGACCTCTTTTTTCTTGCATGGCAGTACATAAAATGGTGTCAGCAAAAAAAATCCGGACAAAGGCTCCATGGTGGATGTCTGCCCGTTCTGCTTGAGAGATGTAGATGTCAGAAAAAGAAATACGCACGCAGCTATTGGTGGCCGGGAAATGGCAAGATGCGGCAGATGGGCGTACCATTCCAGTAACCAATCCGGCTACGGGTCAGGTTATTGGGCAGGTAGCTCATGCCTCTAAGGCTGATCTGGAAAAAGTAGTTGCGGGTGCGCAGGTAGGTTACCAAGCATGGCGTAGCCTTACAGCATGGGATCGTTTTGTGATTATGCGCAAGGCGGCAGATTTGCTGCGTGAACGGGCAGAGCAGATTGGCCGCATTATGAGTGAAGAGCAGGGCAAACCCCTTGCTCAGGCGATTATCGAAATCCAGGGCGCTGCTGGCGTTATTGAGTATTTTGGTGAAGAAGGCCGTCGCCTGAACGATGAGCTGGTGCCCCCGCGTGCGCCTTATGTGGAACAGCGCGTGTTGCACCGACCGGTAGGTGTTGTGGCTGCCTTTACGCCGTGGAACTTCCCTATCAACCAGATTGCACGCAAGCTAGGGGCTGCTTTGGGAGCCGGATGTGGGGTTATTGTAAAGGCCCCGGAAGATACCCCCGCTTCTCCGGCGGAACTGATCCGGTGTTTCTGTGATGCTGGTATTCCGGCGGGTGCGGTTTCTCTGGTTTATGGTGTGCCAGCAGAAATTTCTGAGTATCTGATTACTCATCCGGTTGTGCGTAAGATTTCTTTCACGGGGTCTACACCTGTGGGCAAGCATCTGGCAGCACTAGCTGGTGCGCAGATGAAGCCAGTGACCATGGAACTAGGTGGCCACGGCCCGGTTATTGTGTGCCCAGATGCAGATCTGGATGCCGCAGCCGAACGTCTGGCCGCAGCCAAATTCCGCAATGCTGGGCAGGTATGTATCGCCCCCACACGTTTCCTTTTACACAAGGAAATTGCTGCGCCATTTATTGAAAAATTCAAAGCTCAGATGAGCGCGCTTAAGGTCGGCAACGGTCTGGATGAAGGCGTTACCATGGGGCCATTGGTAAATGAGCGCCGCGTAAAGGCATTGACCGAACTGGTGGATGATGCCCGCCAGAAAGGTGCTGAACTTTGGCAGCCGGATATTTCCATGCCGAATGATGGGTGCTTCTTTCCACCCACGTTGGTGTTGAAGCCAACGCTGGAAATGAAGGTTATGCAGGAAGAGCCTTTTGGCCCGATTGCCATTATGGATGAGTATTCTGATCTGGCTGACGCGGTCACGGAAGCCAACCGTCTGCCATATGGCTTGGCGGCTTATGTTTATACACGTTGTGAACGCACGGAACGCCTACTTGGTGAAAAGCTGGAAGCCGGCATGGTTGCTGTTAATCACCATGGCATTGGCGTACCAGAAGTGCCGTTTGGCGGCATGAAAGATTCCGGTTATGGCACGGAAGGTGGGCCAGAAGCTCTAAAGGCACATACCATTACGCGTCTGGTATCTGCTCTGCATGAAAAGCCTTCTTTCTAAGGTTCCAGTTTTCTTTCTGAAGAGCATGTAAAAAGGGCGGAGGGGTTTTAAACCCCTCCGCCCTTTTTGTTGTGTAGTGCAACCACCTTTTATGTGGGGTGGTTGTTATTTGTCTTTATGGAACTGCGCAACTTGATCTGCTGTTACGTGCGGGTCTCCACTACCAAAAGTTGCCATCACATAATTCACGATCTTGGCAATCTCAGTATCGCTCAACCGCTGCACGTCTGAATGCCCACTAAAATCTGGCATAGATACATCGCCAGCTTCAGTTTTGCGCTGTACCCCGTGCAGAATAGTCATGATAAGGTTATCTGGCCGTGCGCTGCCCACAGTAGAGTTATGGAATAGGGAGGGTGCATATTGATCCTTCGTGCCTGTGCCAGTCTGGCCGTGGCAGGCCGCACAGTTGGCATCATACGCGTGTTGTCCGTCCATTTCGGTCAGATCATCAATGCGGGTAGGGGCACTCTGGCGGATATCAAGCGCTTCTACAGCTTGGCCAAAGCTATCTCGTGCCTGATGTTCCATATCATCATCCATAGCTGCTACTTGATGAATATAAGTGGCTATGGCGTGTAGATCCTGATCTGTCAGATGGCTGGTACTATGTTCCACAGCTTCTGCCATGGGGCCTGCTGCCTGAGCATGGTTATTGGCGTGGCCTGTTTTCAGATAGGCAACAATATCATCTTCGCTCCAGTTGCCGATACCGCCGGTTTTACTGGAAGTGATGTTTGGTGCATACCACCCATCCAGCGAAGTGCCTGCCAGATACCTATCTTGCTTTTCACTCAGCATGAAGTTGCGTGGCGTATGGCAGGTACCGCAATGTTCCAGCGCATTGGTAAGATACTTGCCGCGGCGTAGCGGATCATATGTGCTGGAATCCCCGCTTTCTGGCTCTTCCTTGGTGGTTACAAAGTTCCATGCTGCCATTGCGCTACGCATATTGGCAGGAAACACCAGTGTTGTTTCTGCTGGAGCGCTGGCCACAGGTTTTACGCTGTGCATGAACCACACATAAAGTGCATGCACATCCTGATCTGTCATGCCTGCGTAAGAAACATAGGGCATAACTGGGTACAGGTAAGCGCCATCTTTGCGCACGCCGTGGCGTACAGCCTGTTCAAAGTCCTGCTCTGTATATTTGCCAATGCCGTGGTCTGGATCTGGCGTAATGTTGGTGGAAATCACATCACCCATAGGTGTTGCAATTTTCAGGCCACCAGCAAATGGCTGTGAACCAGGCTTAGTGTGGCAGGCAATACAATCTGACGCAGTGGCAATATAGGCCCCACGATCTAGTACTGCCTGATCCGGGGCAGCATCTTCCGCATGCGCTGGTGTCTGGATAAGGGCGCAGACACCAAGCACCGTGCTTGCTGAAAGAAGGACGCGCAGGGTTTGGAAAAATCAGGCATGAGCAAGTTCTTTTTTCAGCGTATCGGCAACACGCAGCGCCAAGGCAGCTACGGTAAGGGTGATGTTGCCGGTGCCAACGGTTGAGAAAACCGAGGAACTGGCAATAAACAGATTGTCGTGGTCATGCGTCCGGCAATGGCCGTCCATTACAGAATCCTTGGGGTCTGTGCCCATAATGGTGCTGCCTGCGGGATGATCCTGCGGGAAGTAGCCAGGGGTCCACTGTTCATCTGTGCCGTGCATCAGCTTGATAAGGTCACGGAAAACATAGCGTGTATGTTCACAACTGCGCACGGTATATTCGGGCAGCTTGTAGTACACTTCCGGGTGCGGAATACCCAGAATGTCTTTATGATCTTTACTGAGTGTGAGACGGTTATCGGGGTCTGGCAGGGCCTCGTTATGGCTGAACAAGCGCACTGTGTGAGAGGCCAGATAGCGGATCTGTTCTTCCAGTTCGCGGCCAACGTACCCTTTGGAAATCGCCAACTGCGTGGCCAGATCCACCTGGTTATCATCCACCATGTGCACGAGGTAGGCCCCACGGTCTGTGCGCCAATTCCCATCACGGAAATTGTCAATCACATTCGTTTCCAGCGGACCACGGCCCGGCCACAAGGCTTGATCACCACTAACGAAGGTAACTTGTACACCTGTATGGTCCATCATGTTGCGGCCTACATGGCCGGAACTGTTGGCAACACCATCCGGGCTTTGCTCATCGGCAGAAAGCAGGAGCAGTTTGGCTGTTTCAATGCAGTGCGCGGCAATAACAAAATATTTGCCCGTAACGCGGTGTGATCCTTTGTCGGGGTCAAAGTAATGCACAGCGGTGACGCGCTTGTTCGCGCTGTCTCGCTC from Acetobacter ascendens includes the following:
- the cobT gene encoding nicotinate-nucleotide--dimethylbenzimidazole phosphoribosyltransferase yields the protein MPSFPSFSNAPLYLGSMPELRSLCSNLPQADKTAQSAIAQREQQLTKPEGSLGRLEELTSWLGGWQQHATPKLENVHVLVFAGNHGVTQQGISPWPSDVTAQMVSNFRNGGAAINQIARTVGASLHVIPVHDLQPTVDFTHAAAMTEQDFLQAVTLGYNAVSSDCDLLCLGEMGIGNTTAAAALAAALFKESGTIWAGRGTGADDAGLKRKAAVIDAALTLHQQACSDPLEAARCVGGYELAATLGATLAARYKNVPVLLDGFVCTAAAAPLARLHPNGLAHTCLSHCATTTGQTHRLASYLGLEPLLGLGLRLGEGSGAALAVAILRAALACHTGMATFAEAAVSQKV
- a CDS encoding NAD-dependent succinate-semialdehyde dehydrogenase, encoding MSEKEIRTQLLVAGKWQDAADGRTIPVTNPATGQVIGQVAHASKADLEKVVAGAQVGYQAWRSLTAWDRFVIMRKAADLLRERAEQIGRIMSEEQGKPLAQAIIEIQGAAGVIEYFGEEGRRLNDELVPPRAPYVEQRVLHRPVGVVAAFTPWNFPINQIARKLGAALGAGCGVIVKAPEDTPASPAELIRCFCDAGIPAGAVSLVYGVPAEISEYLITHPVVRKISFTGSTPVGKHLAALAGAQMKPVTMELGGHGPVIVCPDADLDAAAERLAAAKFRNAGQVCIAPTRFLLHKEIAAPFIEKFKAQMSALKVGNGLDEGVTMGPLVNERRVKALTELVDDARQKGAELWQPDISMPNDGCFFPPTLVLKPTLEMKVMQEEPFGPIAIMDEYSDLADAVTEANRLPYGLAAYVYTRCERTERLLGEKLEAGMVAVNHHGIGVPEVPFGGMKDSGYGTEGGPEALKAHTITRLVSALHEKPSF
- the cobU gene encoding bifunctional adenosylcobinamide kinase/adenosylcobinamide-phosphate guanylyltransferase, with translation MSVLSLNPTETGAQGTVLILGGARSGKSALAEAMLTALPSPWIYLATGRAFDAEMQERIEHHKASRTEQGWQTVEEPFDIAWVLKTYAHLPVLVDCLTLWVTNMLLDDQNIEEATQRLLEVLPERLAPTILVGNEVGLGIVPENVLARRFRDEAGRLHQQIAAQAGQVVFVAAGLPLVLKGKAL
- a CDS encoding c-type cytochrome, producing the protein MLGVCALIQTPAHAEDAAPDQAVLDRGAYIATASDCIACHTKPGSQPFAGGLKIATPMGDVISTNITPDPDHGIGKYTEQDFEQAVRHGVRKDGAYLYPVMPYVSYAGMTDQDVHALYVWFMHSVKPVASAPAETTLVFPANMRSAMAAWNFVTTKEEPESGDSSTYDPLRRGKYLTNALEHCGTCHTPRNFMLSEKQDRYLAGTSLDGWYAPNITSSKTGGIGNWSEDDIVAYLKTGHANNHAQAAGPMAEAVEHSTSHLTDQDLHAIATYIHQVAAMDDDMEHQARDSFGQAVEALDIRQSAPTRIDDLTEMDGQHAYDANCAACHGQTGTGTKDQYAPSLFHNSTVGSARPDNLIMTILHGVQRKTEAGDVSMPDFSGHSDVQRLSDTEIAKIVNYVMATFGSGDPHVTADQVAQFHKDK
- a CDS encoding GMC family oxidoreductase — protein: MPSEENLSADVVIVGSGVAGSSIANELARAGISVIVLEAGPRVDRQHFVENFRNLENKPSYQGPFPAVPWARHPPDQQTPNEYLHTSGPNAEAYQQVYLRMMGGTTWHWAGCAWRYLPSDFELKTRYGQGRDWALTYDDLEPFYYQAEVMMGVCGPDPAVEDLGSPRKQPYPMDALPISYAAQQFRKLIQEKTPWRVVHEPQARNTRPYDNRPTCEGHNNCMPICPIGAMYNGSYSVYHAEAAGAKFIPNAVVYKIERDSANKRVTAVHYFDPDKGSHRVTGKYFVIAAHCIETAKLLLLSADEQSPDGVANSSGHVGRNMMDHTGVQVTFVSGDQALWPGRGPLETNVIDNFRDGNWRTDRGAYLVHMVDDNQVDLATQLAISKGYVGRELEEQIRYLASHTVRLFSHNEALPDPDNRLTLSKDHKDILGIPHPEVYYKLPEYTVRSCEHTRYVFRDLIKLMHGTDEQWTPGYFPQDHPAGSTIMGTDPKDSVMDGHCRTHDHDNLFIASSSVFSTVGTGNITLTVAALALRVADTLKKELAHA
- a CDS encoding MFS transporter, which codes for MQEKRGLYTPAHNGFLHGSVPSSRAIILQTLSCISRKPMLFKTLSGQTIIGLCALFAATFTAITSEVAPVGLLIDMANSFHITEGKAGLAVSAYALVVALAAVPLTILTARINRKTLMLWALIGYIASNLIAALAPTFAILCLGRAVGGAAHALMMSIVSAYAAHLVPPRMTGRAISFVFGGTSLGSVLGVPGTAAIGQLAGWRVSMMVVTGLAAILTVCIAFFLPKVAASSSSVHLPSFRTPGVARVFAVVIAVNTLFFLGHNLLYTYVSPLLMSHGLPESALSIALLITGGVSIFGLWAAGQMVDSKPALGLLIAGLITACGMGSLCGSLLSGWSAVAAVGLWCAGYAALIPVIMSGAIRSRATTADIAGAAVNASSNVGILFGSAAGGMILNTAGLSVLPPMAVGIVIMATALGLCSPVAFPRVLHDHSESES
- the cobD gene encoding threonine-phosphate decarboxylase CobD translates to MADAGVREKRQEGKGYPPQQVPAVSVLPSKTLSAPSYIPAHGGQVQKVMQMFADAPQPFVDLSTGISPFAYPAKLPDISALRILPEEAEEIALQCAAATAYGVFDASMVVAGGGSQSLIALLPRVLKAERACILGPTYSGHVQAWTQNGVPVSEVPDFPQLQVVAQQKNTVCIVCNPNNPDGRLIQASHLLDLANTCQAAGSWLVVDEAFADMTGQSVAPALPHPALLVLRSFGKTYGLPGIRLGFLLAQPNLAAYARDLLGAWPVSTIGLSVGCQALQDKEWLRQVSSKLRAASARLKNLLTETGLNHKGQAVLFELVECEQAADLWRHLCQQGIVTRIFSYNAHWLRMGLPASEQQWHRLEIALQAWRAL
- a CDS encoding adenosylcobinamide-GDP ribazoletransferase encodes the protein MTFSGSLSILDRLRLHLACGVGLLTRIPVGWLLPTTYKNSSAAWPLAQSIWCWPLIGMGIGVFTGGLSAVLQLSHIPPLAAAGIALGAQILVTGGLHEDGLADTADSSGGITSERKLEIMRDSRIGSYGVLALCLAILIRAGVLASIHSIALACLICGIADCLARGAFLIVTKTVPPARPDGLARSLYPLPQQNLAVALVGTLCLCTLLTVFLIPAFLAPAYFLIFIALPALLALTIALLIARYAKRKLGGYTGDILGGCAVLTECVIMTVLSAFFY